Proteins encoded together in one Impatiens glandulifera chromosome 1, dImpGla2.1, whole genome shotgun sequence window:
- the LOC124924333 gene encoding receptor-like protein 46: MNCSYSQETSDMVNTNKILIELLLIIPLCLQFLVIGDGCIEMERNALLSFKEDLVDPSGMLSSWNVSGDCCKWKRVECHVQTGRIISLNLRNQDYQSQVSGKLSASLVNLKELRYLDVSMNNFEGLSIPSFIGSLKRLRYLNLSYSSFSGVVPPQLGNLSNLVYLDLSVEASSMRIFSNQYLVGNNLGWIFELSSLKYLGLSGIDLNLTSDYLFQTINNTSMLEILELRACKLSGFLPNSLGHLSNLKILDLGSNFFVGDIPKSIGNLTSLVQLSLSNNQLNGSVPESLGKLSSLSILDLYGNPWNSNITERHLHNLSSLTKLSIMSTRFLSTNLVFDIPHDWFPPFTLKNLQIIGYQVGPRFPNWLRNQHKLKYLQLSDAMLSDAIPDWFLNLSLSLYFLDLSDNNLSGKVPNTFVFVDGAVLDLMSNSFEGPLPQFSSNISNFYLGSNKFNGTIPNNIGQIMPKLKQFDVSNNYLHGSIPSSMGNLSALDALSMNNNNFGGGILSLMGHMSSLSFLSLSNNNFVGELPSSIGNLSSLSTLLLSNNNFVGKIPSSLGNLSLTEIWLSHNNLSGEIPSSICSQNLLFLSLSNNNLGREIPRSLHNCTNMLMLNLADNMFSGEILAWIGDTTMPMPRLQVLKLRSNRFIGHIPKQLCTHSSLHFLDLAHNHFSGTIPLCLGDLTAFTGDLNNDQWHAFGRYQKGGCEG; encoded by the coding sequence ATGAATTGTTCATATTCCCAAGAAACATCAGATATGGTTAATACTAACAAAATCTTGATTGAACTGCTTCTTATTATCCCATTGTGTTTGCAATTCTTGGTGATCGGAGATGGTTGCATAGAGATGGAGAGAAATGCTCTTCTCTCATTCAAAGAAGATTTGGTTGATCCTTCTGGAATGTTATCTTCATGGAACGTTAGTGGTGACTGCTGCAAGTGGAAACGTGTTGAATGCCATGTCCAGACCGGTCGAATAATCAGTCTCAACCTCCGCAATCAAGATTATCAATCCCAAGTTTCAGGTAAACTCTCTGCCTCGCTTGTGAATCTGAAAGAGTTAAGATATTTAGATGTGAGTATGAACAATTTTGAAGGATTATCAATCCCAAGTTTCATCGGGTCATTAAAGAGATTGAGATATCTAAATCTCTCTTATTCCTCGTTCAGTGGAGTTGTTCCTCCACAACTTGGGAATCTCTCAAACTTGGTTTATCTTGACCTTAGCGTTGAAGCTAGTTCTATGCGTATTTTCAGCAATCAATATCTAGTGGGGAATAACTTGGGTTGGATTTTTGAACTCTCATCTTTAAAGTATCTTGGTTTAAGTGGTATTGATCTTAACTTAACCTCGGACTACTTATTTCAGACAATAAACAATACAAGTATGTTGGAGATACTGGAATTAAGGGCTTGTAAATTGAGTGGTTTTCTTCCCAATTCATTGGGACATTTgagtaatttgaaaattttggatttGGGATCAAACTTCTTTGTCGGAGATATTCCAAAATCAATTGGAAACTTAACATCTTTAGTACAATTATCCCTTTCCAATAATCAATTAAATGGATCAGTTCCAGAAAGTCTTGGAAAGCTCTCATCTCTATCTATTTTAGATCTCTACGGTAATCCCTGGAACTCTAACATAACTGAACGACATTTACATAATCTCAGTAGTTTGACGAAGTTGAGTATCATGAGTACACGTTTTCTAAGTACTAATTTGGTATTTGATATCCCTCATGATTGGTTTCCTCCTTTTACACTCAAGAACTTACAAATTATTGGATATCAAGTGGGACCCAGATTTCCAAATTGGCTAAGGAACCAACACAAGCTCAAATACCTTCAACTCAGCGATGCAATGCTTTCAGATGCCATACCAGATTGGTTTCTAAATCTAAGTTTGAGTCTTTATTTTTTGGACTTGAGTGACAACAATTTGAGTGGAAAAGTGCCAAATACATTTGTTTTTGTAGATGGGGCAGTATTGGATTTGATGTCCAACAGCTTTGAAGGTCCTCTTCCTCAGTTTTCTTCAAACATAAGCAATTTCTATTTAGGTAGCAATAAGTTCAATGGGACTATACCCAATAACATTGGCCAAATAATGCCCAAGTTGAAACAATTTGATGTTTCGAATAATTATCTGCATGGAAGCATACCGAGCTCTATGGGTAATCTAAGCGCATTAGATGCTCTATCCATGAATAACAACAACTTTGGTGGCGGAATACTGAGTTTGATGGGCCATATGAGCTCGTTATCTTTTCTATCATTGAGTAATAACAACTTTGTTGGGGAATTACCTAGCTCGATAGGCAATCTGAGCTCATTATCTACGCTATTGTTGAGTAATAACAACTTTGTTGGGAAAATACCAAGCTCTTTGGGCAATCTGAGTTTAACGGAAATATGGTTGAGTCATAACAACCTTTCAGGGGAAATACCTAGCTCCATATGCTCTCAAAATTTGTTGTTTCTATCGTTGAGTAATAACAACCTTGGTAGAGAGATTCCTCGTTCTTTGCACAACTGCACGAACATGTTAATGCTGAATCTTGCAGATAACATGTTCTCTGGAGAGATTTTGGCATGGATAGGAGACACCACAATGCCAATGCCGAGACTTCAAGTTCTAAAGCTGAGATCAAATCGGTTCATTGGCCATATTCCAAAACAACTCTGCACTCATTCTAGCCTCCATTTCTTGGATCTGGCCCATAATCATTTTTCTGGCACCATTCCTTTGTGCCTTGGTGACTTGACTGCCTTCACAGGTGATCTCAATAATGACCAATGGCACGCATTCGGGAGGTATCAAAAAGGAGGGTGTGAAGGTTAA